The genomic segment GCGCGTCGGTTTCTATAAGCATTCTATCCAGTGGTACCTCAACGGCTATTTTTTGTACTTCTGTGGCATTTTTAAATGTTACGATCCCAGAAAATGAAACATACCAAGCATTTCTTATCGCTGCTTCGAAAAGCTCTCTAGATGAAGCGAAGCTATGGAGAATCACTGGTGTTCTACTGTCGCTCAACTCAGTTTCCAGTATACGTACTGTATCAGTTTCGGCATTTCTCGAATGTACTACGAGTGGTAAGTTTGATTCCAAGGCCGCTCGTATATGCTCTCTAAACGATTCCTGTTGAACTTTCTTAGTAGTGTAGTCGTAATAGTAATCTAATCCTGTTTCGCCTATGCTTATCACCTTTTCATGTGTTGCCAATGATATTAGTGTTTCTTTTAGGGATTCACAGTGCTCGACGTGATTTGGGTGTACACCTACAGAGCAGTAGACATTGGAGAATTGCTCGGAAATTGAAAGCAAATCTTCAACTTCGCTTAACTTGGTCGCGATATTATGTAAGACTCCTACACCATTTCTTTTTGCTTCTTCCACAATATCCTTTATTGCTTCTTTTCCGTAGAAAAGAAGATGACAATGCGAATCAAAAATCATTTGGCAATCT from the Neorickettsia sennetsu str. Miyayama genome contains:
- a CDS encoding TatD family hydrolase, whose protein sequence is MIFDSHCHLLFYGKEAIKDIVEEAKRNGVGVLHNIATKLSEVEDLLSISEQFSNVYCSVGVHPNHVEHCESLKETLISLATHEKVISIGETGLDYYYDYTTKKVQQESFREHIRAALESNLPLVVHSRNAETDTVRILETELSDSRTPVILHSFASSRELFEAAIRNAWYVSFSGIVTFKNATEVQKIAVEVPLDRMLIETDAPYLSPVPFRGKTNYPSYIVHILKHISKLRRIENVELSTKLMENFLRVFPKVIRPT